Below is a window of Gemmatimonas sp. UBA7669 DNA.
GAGGCTGGTATCGGCCGCCGTTGCAGCCCCGGCCGGCCTTGCCGACCCGGCGCCCGGGGCGGGGCGGGTGCCCGGGGGGGTGGGGCTGGCGGCCGTGCTGTCGGCGGCGGGTGACGTGGGCGGCCCGCTGGCCTGCTCGATGAGGGTGCCCATGAGGCCACCACGGCGGCTGTCGATCCATTGCTGGACCTTGCCGATGGCCTCAGGGAACTCCCGTTGCAGCTGCTTCCCCTGCTCCAGCAACGTGGGGGCGGTCAGGGACAGCACGCCAAAGATGCCGCCCAGGGTGGTGAGGACAATGAGCGCTGACGCGATGCCCCGGCGAATGCGAAAGCGCTCGAGATAGTCCACCCCGCGCCCAACGGCCAGTCCGAACAGGGTGGCCAGAAAGACGAGAATGACGAGGGACCGAACGGACCAGAAGAGCTGCATGCCGAACCAGACGGCCAACGCGATGGTGGCAGCGCGCACCAGGTCGCCCGATCGCCATCCGCGGCGCTCGGGGGGCAGGGGAGAGGGCAGCAGGGATTCGTCGAGTGGCGGCATGTGACCAAGGTAGCGTCAGGCAGCGTGTTGCGGGT
It encodes the following:
- a CDS encoding AI-2E family transporter → MPPLDESLLPSPLPPERRGWRSGDLVRAATIALAVWFGMQLFWSVRSLVILVFLATLFGLAVGRGVDYLERFRIRRGIASALIVLTTLGGIFGVLSLTAPTLLEQGKQLQREFPEAIGKVQQWIDSRRGGLMGTLIEQASGPPTSPAADSTAASPTPPGTRPAPGAGSARPAGAATAADTSL